Proteins encoded together in one Thermococcus gammatolerans EJ3 window:
- a CDS encoding acetyl-CoA carboxylase biotin carboxyl carrier protein subunit, whose protein sequence is MKVKVIIDGREYEVEVEELGGGKFRVSFEGKSYEVKAEGLGIALPSVPETTSAPVSAPASVSVPAPAPVSAPAPSPAPASASPNTVTAPMPGKILRVLVSEGQEVKAGQGLLVLEAMKMENEIPAPKDGVVKKIYVKEGDAVNTGDPLVELG, encoded by the coding sequence ATGAAGGTTAAGGTCATCATCGATGGAAGGGAGTACGAGGTCGAGGTTGAGGAGCTCGGTGGTGGAAAGTTCAGGGTCAGCTTCGAGGGCAAGAGCTACGAGGTCAAGGCTGAAGGACTGGGAATAGCGCTTCCGAGCGTTCCCGAAACTACCAGCGCTCCGGTTTCTGCTCCAGCTTCTGTGTCGGTTCCTGCTCCCGCCCCTGTGAGTGCTCCTGCGCCCTCGCCCGCTCCTGCGAGTGCTTCGCCGAATACTGTTACGGCTCCAATGCCGGGTAAGATTCTCAGGGTTCTTGTTAGTGAGGGGCAGGAGGTTAAGGCTGGTCAGGGTTTGCTTGTGCTTGAGGCCATGAAGATGGAGAACGAAATTCCCGCTCCGAAAGACGGTGTTGTTAAGAAAATCTACGTGAAAGAAGGCGACGCCGTAAACACCGGCGACCCACTAGTAGAACTCGGGTGA
- a CDS encoding carboxyl transferase domain-containing protein encodes MSMEEKLNELYERRKKILAMGGEKAVEKQHAKGKLTARERIEKLLDPGSFVEIGMFVRHRGTEFGMDKRELPADGVITGYGTIDGRLVFVYAQDFTVMGGSLGEMHAAKIKRVMELALEAGAPVIGLNDSGGARIQEGVDSLKGYGEIFKMNTILSGVVPQITAIMGPCAGGAVYSPAIGDFILMVDNPASFMFITGPQVVKAVTGVEVTPVQLGGAMVHAQKAGQAHLIGKSDEEVLTLIRRLVSYLPSNNMEKPPRVKTSDLPFRKSERLYEIVPDDPNKPYDVRDVIYEIVDRDENGNPDFLEILPYFAPNAVVGFGRMNGQTVGIVANNPKYFAGVLDIDSSDKIARFVRTCDAFNIPIVTLVDVPGYLPGVDQESRGIIRHGAKVLYAYAEATVPMVTVILRKAYGGAYLAMGSKHLGADFVFAWPTAEIAVMGPEGAANIIFRKEIAAAENPEEVRQQKIAEYREKFANPYVAASRGYIDDVIDPAETRGKVIMALEALESKRVKLPPKKHGNIPL; translated from the coding sequence ATGAGCATGGAGGAGAAGCTCAACGAGCTTTACGAAAGGAGGAAAAAAATTCTCGCAATGGGCGGCGAGAAGGCCGTCGAGAAACAGCACGCCAAGGGCAAGCTCACCGCCCGAGAGAGGATTGAGAAGCTCCTCGACCCCGGAAGCTTCGTGGAAATCGGCATGTTCGTCAGGCACCGCGGAACCGAGTTCGGAATGGACAAGAGGGAACTTCCGGCGGATGGCGTTATCACTGGCTACGGAACCATTGATGGTCGCCTCGTCTTCGTCTACGCGCAGGACTTCACCGTTATGGGCGGTTCTCTCGGCGAGATGCACGCGGCGAAGATTAAACGCGTCATGGAGCTGGCTTTGGAGGCGGGCGCCCCGGTCATAGGCCTCAACGACTCCGGTGGAGCGAGGATTCAGGAGGGTGTTGACTCGCTCAAGGGTTACGGTGAAATCTTCAAGATGAACACGATTCTCAGCGGTGTTGTTCCGCAGATTACCGCGATAATGGGGCCGTGTGCCGGTGGAGCCGTTTACAGCCCGGCAATAGGTGACTTCATTCTCATGGTGGACAACCCCGCGAGCTTCATGTTCATCACGGGCCCGCAGGTCGTCAAGGCCGTTACAGGCGTTGAAGTAACTCCGGTTCAGCTCGGCGGAGCGATGGTCCACGCCCAGAAGGCCGGTCAGGCGCACCTCATAGGCAAGAGCGACGAGGAAGTTTTGACTTTGATAAGGCGCCTCGTGAGCTACCTGCCGTCCAACAACATGGAGAAGCCTCCGAGGGTTAAGACGAGCGACTTGCCCTTCAGGAAGAGCGAGAGGCTCTATGAGATTGTCCCGGACGACCCAAACAAGCCCTACGACGTCAGGGACGTCATCTACGAGATAGTGGACAGAGACGAGAACGGCAACCCGGACTTTCTGGAAATCCTCCCCTACTTCGCTCCGAACGCGGTTGTGGGCTTCGGAAGGATGAACGGCCAGACCGTCGGTATAGTCGCCAACAACCCCAAGTATTTCGCAGGCGTTCTCGACATAGACAGCTCAGATAAGATTGCTAGGTTTGTTAGAACCTGCGACGCCTTTAACATTCCGATAGTCACGCTCGTGGACGTTCCCGGCTATTTACCTGGCGTTGACCAAGAAAGCCGGGGAATAATCAGGCACGGCGCGAAGGTTCTCTACGCCTACGCCGAAGCAACCGTCCCGATGGTAACAGTGATTCTGAGGAAGGCCTACGGTGGAGCCTACCTCGCGATGGGAAGCAAGCACCTTGGAGCGGACTTCGTCTTCGCCTGGCCCACCGCGGAAATAGCAGTCATGGGTCCGGAGGGAGCGGCGAACATCATATTCAGGAAGGAAATCGCAGCGGCTGAGAACCCGGAGGAAGTGAGGCAGCAGAAGATAGCCGAGTACCGCGAGAAGTTCGCCAACCCGTACGTCGCCGCCTCGCGCGGCTACATCGACGACGTCATCGACCCGGCAGAGACGAGGGGCAAGGTCATAATGGCGCTTGAGGCCCTCGAGAGCAAGCGCGTCAAACTCCCGCCGAAGAAGCACGGCAACATACCCCTGTGA
- a CDS encoding CBS domain-containing protein: protein MRVKTIMTKDPVVIELPATRGYALELFKKYKVRSFPVVSKKTGQLAGIISIKRVLLHPDEDQLAMLIRREVPIVKPNDDLKKAVRKMLEMDYRRVVVVDDDGKVVGILTVGDIVRRYLAKNEKLKDITIEPYYQRNVSVVWQGTPLKAALKALLLCNAMAIPVIDDEGNLVGMVDETDILKDSEVIRVMKQTALSASSEEDWILESNPTLLFEKAELQLPKKPVKEIMNPNLIVATPHMSVYDVAQKMVQYHIEQLPVIRGEGELVGIVRDMDIIKVILNK from the coding sequence ATGAGGGTAAAGACAATAATGACCAAGGACCCTGTGGTTATCGAGCTTCCGGCGACGCGGGGTTATGCACTTGAACTGTTTAAAAAGTACAAGGTAAGGTCTTTTCCCGTCGTGAGCAAGAAAACCGGCCAGCTGGCCGGGATAATAAGCATAAAACGCGTTCTTCTCCATCCGGATGAGGATCAGCTTGCCATGCTCATAAGGAGGGAAGTACCGATTGTTAAGCCCAATGACGATCTGAAGAAGGCCGTCAGGAAGATGCTTGAGATGGACTATCGCCGCGTTGTTGTGGTTGACGATGACGGCAAAGTTGTGGGTATACTTACCGTTGGGGACATCGTGCGAAGGTATCTGGCCAAAAACGAGAAGCTCAAGGACATAACGATTGAACCTTACTACCAGAGAAACGTCAGCGTCGTGTGGCAGGGAACACCGCTCAAGGCCGCGCTCAAGGCTCTCCTCCTGTGCAACGCCATGGCCATTCCAGTTATAGACGACGAGGGCAACCTCGTCGGAATGGTGGATGAGACGGACATCCTCAAAGATAGCGAGGTTATTCGCGTCATGAAGCAGACCGCACTCTCTGCTTCGAGCGAGGAGGACTGGATCCTCGAGAGCAACCCCACCTTGCTATTCGAAAAGGCGGAGCTCCAGCTTCCAAAGAAGCCCGTCAAGGAAATCATGAACCCCAACCTCATTGTCGCGACGCCTCACATGAGCGTCTACGACGTTGCCCAGAAAATGGTTCAGTACCATATCGAACAGCTACCCGTTATCAGGGGCGAGGGCGAGCTCGTCGGCATAGTCAGAGACATGGACATAATCAAGGTAATCCTCAACAAGTGA
- a CDS encoding translation initiation factor IF-2 subunit beta gives MSESIDFYDFERLLDKAYEELPENVKSHKSRFEVPPAVVTIAGNRTIIENFVDIAEAMNRDPSHLLKFILREVATAGTLEGRRVILQGRFTPYLIANKLKKYLKEYVICPVCGSPDTKIIKRDRFYFLKCEACGAETPIQHL, from the coding sequence ATGAGCGAGAGCATTGACTTTTACGACTTCGAGAGGCTCCTAGATAAGGCTTACGAGGAGTTGCCCGAGAACGTGAAGTCCCACAAGTCCCGTTTCGAGGTTCCGCCGGCGGTCGTTACGATAGCCGGTAACAGGACGATCATCGAGAACTTCGTTGACATAGCTGAGGCCATGAACCGCGACCCAAGCCACCTGCTCAAGTTTATACTGCGCGAGGTGGCAACGGCAGGAACGCTCGAGGGCAGGCGCGTAATCCTGCAGGGACGCTTCACTCCCTACTTAATAGCCAACAAGTTGAAGAAGTACCTCAAGGAGTACGTCATCTGTCCGGTCTGTGGAAGCCCGGACACAAAGATAATCAAGAGGGACAGGTTCTACTTCCTCAAGTGTGAGGCCTGTGGTGCCGAGACACCAATCCAGCACCTCTGA
- a CDS encoding sodium ion-translocating decarboxylase subunit beta, which yields MTSFVDFLSTMGLLHLTVGNIIMIAVGLTLVYLAIRYEMEPLLLLPIGITAVLVNLPLNGIANCPTVGPLCSHPGLLDIVYHYLIKTEIVPLLIFFGLGAMTDFGPMIADPKTALMGAAAQIGVFVAMLTALALGFNLHQAASIGIIGGADGPTTIYLTTKLAPEILAATAVAAYSYMSLVPLIQPPIIKALTTPEERRIRMEQLRPVSKREKILFPIISMIVIGLLVPSAAPLIGMLMIGNLFRESGVVPRLTKAAQEELMNIVTIFLGLGVGSTMRAESFLTAQTLMILGLGVVAFASATAGGVLFGKLMMKISGGKINPMIGAAGVSAVPMSARVVQRIASEEDPGNFILMHAMGPNVAGVIGTAVVAGVFLALLG from the coding sequence ATGACGAGCTTCGTGGACTTCCTGAGCACAATGGGTCTGCTCCACCTCACGGTAGGGAACATCATCATGATTGCAGTGGGCCTGACGCTGGTTTACCTTGCGATACGCTACGAGATGGAACCGCTGTTGCTTTTGCCCATAGGCATCACGGCGGTTCTCGTTAACCTCCCCCTCAACGGCATAGCCAACTGCCCGACCGTTGGGCCCCTCTGCAGTCACCCGGGCCTGCTCGACATAGTCTACCACTACCTCATCAAGACCGAGATAGTGCCCCTGCTCATCTTCTTCGGCCTTGGAGCAATGACGGACTTCGGGCCGATGATTGCAGATCCTAAGACCGCCCTTATGGGCGCCGCGGCACAGATAGGTGTCTTCGTGGCGATGCTAACTGCCTTGGCCCTGGGCTTCAACCTCCACCAAGCGGCTTCGATAGGAATCATAGGCGGTGCGGACGGACCGACGACGATATATCTGACCACCAAGCTGGCCCCTGAAATCCTCGCCGCCACCGCCGTCGCCGCTTACAGCTACATGAGCCTCGTCCCGCTGATCCAGCCACCCATCATAAAGGCCCTCACAACGCCAGAGGAGAGACGCATAAGGATGGAACAGCTCAGGCCCGTATCCAAGAGGGAGAAGATCCTCTTCCCGATAATCAGCATGATCGTCATCGGTCTCCTCGTCCCCAGTGCGGCTCCGCTTATCGGAATGCTCATGATAGGTAACCTCTTCCGCGAGAGCGGCGTGGTTCCAAGGCTCACCAAGGCAGCGCAGGAGGAGCTCATGAACATCGTCACGATATTCCTCGGCCTCGGCGTCGGCTCAACCATGAGAGCGGAGAGCTTCCTCACGGCGCAGACCCTCATGATTCTTGGCCTTGGCGTCGTTGCCTTCGCCAGCGCTACCGCTGGAGGAGTGCTCTTCGGAAAGCTCATGATGAAAATCTCAGGAGGAAAGATAAACCCAATGATTGGAGCGGCTGGAGTTTCAGCGGTTCCAATGAGTGCCAGGGTTGTTCAGAGGATAGCCAGCGAAGAAGATCCGGGCAACTTTATCCTCATGCACGCGATGGGGCCGAACGTCGCTGGAGTTATTGGAACGGCTGTCGTCGCCGGAGTCTTTCTTGCCCTTCTCGGCTGA
- a CDS encoding homoserine dehydrogenase, with the protein MEVKVGLFGFGNVGRAVARVLLEKERFFRERYGLSFRVVSISDTSGTVWLPEGIDLSEALLVKENFGKLSAWTNDYEVYNFSPVEAVKEIEADIVIDVTNDKNAHEWHLEALRDGKAVVTSNKPPLAFHYAELTDEAERRGLPYLFEATVMAGTPIIGLLRENLLGDTVRKIKAVLNATTTFILSRMEQGIDFEKAVRQAQELGIAERDPSGDVLGIDAGYKATILHCVAFKPITFDEIAVKGIAEVTVDEVKRALAKGKRIRLVATIEEKNVRVTPEEVSGPLTVSSNENVALIETDLLGELLVKGAGAGLKETASGVVSDLVKASLKLRAG; encoded by the coding sequence ATGGAGGTAAAGGTTGGGCTCTTCGGCTTTGGGAACGTCGGAAGGGCCGTTGCGCGGGTTCTGCTTGAGAAGGAGCGCTTTTTCAGAGAGAGATACGGCTTATCATTCCGGGTCGTCAGCATCTCCGACACGAGCGGAACCGTCTGGCTTCCAGAGGGAATAGATTTGAGCGAGGCCCTCCTCGTCAAGGAGAACTTCGGGAAGCTCTCGGCCTGGACGAACGACTACGAGGTCTACAACTTCTCCCCGGTTGAGGCCGTGAAGGAAATTGAAGCCGACATCGTGATTGACGTGACCAACGATAAAAACGCCCACGAGTGGCATCTTGAGGCGCTGAGGGACGGGAAGGCCGTCGTTACGAGCAACAAGCCTCCGTTAGCTTTCCACTACGCGGAACTTACTGACGAGGCCGAGCGGAGGGGCCTGCCATACCTCTTCGAGGCGACCGTAATGGCGGGAACGCCAATCATCGGGCTCCTCCGCGAGAACCTGCTCGGCGATACTGTAAGGAAAATAAAAGCCGTCCTGAACGCAACGACGACCTTCATCCTCAGCAGGATGGAGCAGGGGATTGACTTCGAGAAGGCCGTAAGGCAGGCTCAAGAGCTTGGCATAGCCGAGAGAGACCCGAGCGGAGACGTCCTCGGAATTGACGCCGGCTACAAGGCGACGATACTCCACTGCGTTGCCTTTAAGCCGATTACCTTCGATGAGATTGCCGTTAAGGGCATCGCTGAGGTTACGGTTGACGAGGTTAAGAGGGCCCTCGCAAAGGGGAAGAGGATTAGGCTCGTCGCGACAATCGAGGAGAAGAACGTTAGAGTCACTCCCGAGGAGGTTTCCGGCCCACTCACGGTTTCGAGCAACGAGAACGTTGCCCTAATCGAGACTGACCTTTTGGGAGAGCTCCTCGTTAAAGGGGCCGGCGCCGGGCTGAAGGAGACGGCGAGCGGGGTTGTAAGTGATTTGGTTAAGGCGTCGCTGAAACTCAGGGCAGGGTGA
- a CDS encoding metallophosphoesterase — protein MLIGIMSDTHDNLPAIRKAVEFLNERNVDLVIHAGDYVAPFVAGELRKLKAPLKGVFGNNDGERKGLYEALGICDEILEIEADGMKIAVTHGTDERIVRALARSRLYDVVIVGHTHHYEIREEGRTILVNPGEVCGYLTGVKSVALLDTRKREVTIINIETGELLGAMSL, from the coding sequence ATGCTGATTGGAATAATGAGCGATACCCACGATAACCTCCCTGCTATAAGGAAGGCTGTGGAGTTCCTCAACGAGAGGAACGTTGATCTCGTGATCCACGCCGGCGACTACGTTGCCCCGTTCGTCGCGGGAGAGCTGAGGAAACTAAAGGCTCCCCTCAAGGGTGTTTTCGGTAACAACGACGGCGAGAGGAAAGGCCTCTACGAAGCCCTGGGTATATGCGATGAGATCTTAGAAATTGAGGCCGATGGAATGAAGATAGCCGTGACACACGGCACCGATGAGAGGATCGTTCGTGCCCTGGCCCGCAGCAGGCTCTACGACGTGGTTATCGTTGGTCACACCCACCACTACGAGATAAGGGAAGAGGGGAGGACGATACTCGTCAACCCCGGCGAGGTCTGCGGTTACCTTACCGGCGTTAAGAGCGTCGCCTTGCTCGACACGAGGAAGAGGGAAGTCACGATAATCAACATAGAGACTGGTGAGCTCCTTGGAGCAATGAGCCTCTGA
- a CDS encoding OadG family protein — MSQFAEGGWITIIGITVVFAILAILAIVMYAIGAFERGMTKKVEKEEKAVEETKEEVETPEEEIPPRDLAVITASILAYLAKKAEVVRPLPFRRKVSDAWRLYGLQSGMDEVENFNYEMRKW; from the coding sequence ATGAGCCAGTTTGCCGAGGGCGGATGGATTACAATCATAGGAATCACCGTCGTCTTCGCCATACTCGCGATACTCGCGATAGTGATGTACGCCATAGGCGCCTTCGAGCGCGGGATGACGAAGAAGGTCGAGAAGGAAGAGAAAGCCGTCGAGGAGACGAAGGAGGAGGTTGAGACCCCGGAGGAGGAAATTCCCCCAAGGGATTTGGCGGTCATAACCGCCTCAATCCTCGCCTACCTCGCGAAGAAGGCCGAGGTGGTTCGTCCTTTACCCTTCAGGAGGAAGGTTTCCGACGCCTGGCGCCTCTACGGTTTGCAGAGCGGTATGGATGAGGTTGAGAACTTCAACTACGAGATGAGGAAGTGGTGA
- a CDS encoding Gins 23 protein: MFSGRALIPVKIIKPFEDWKTGDIALLEDWKAKVLWETGIGEIVDETDKIIGEIDKMIAEERESQPLVPIPAGLYERAEFYIYYLENYVRQNPGESIEVLSVKMTKLANLKKKYRYLKEMRFKKILEAVRLRPNSLEVLGRLSPEERRIYLELSKIRNEWLGEG; the protein is encoded by the coding sequence ATGTTCAGCGGAAGGGCCCTCATACCAGTCAAGATCATCAAGCCCTTCGAGGACTGGAAAACCGGTGACATAGCGCTCCTTGAGGACTGGAAGGCCAAGGTACTCTGGGAGACGGGCATAGGGGAGATAGTGGACGAGACGGACAAGATAATCGGTGAGATAGACAAGATGATAGCAGAGGAGAGGGAGAGCCAACCCCTCGTTCCGATTCCGGCAGGGCTATATGAGAGGGCCGAGTTTTACATATATTACCTCGAGAACTACGTGAGACAGAACCCGGGCGAGAGCATTGAAGTGTTGAGTGTGAAAATGACCAAACTCGCCAACCTAAAGAAGAAGTACCGCTATCTCAAGGAAATGCGCTTTAAGAAAATACTTGAAGCGGTAAGGCTGAGACCCAACAGCCTTGAAGTTCTAGGCAGGCTTTCCCCGGAGGAGAGGAGGATCTACCTGGAGCTTTCTAAAATCAGAAACGAATGGCTGGGTGAGGGATGA
- a CDS encoding DNA replication licensing factor, translating to MDREDMISRFATFLREYKDDDGNPIYLNRLKDLLTVVPKRSLTIDWAHLNSFDPELAQELLENPEEVLMAGEDAIQIVLREDLMYSEELKIHARFYNLPHTLLVKELGSEHINRLIQVEGIITRISEVKPFVQRAVFVCKDCGNEMVRLQRPYENLVKPAKCDACGSRNVELDVEKSRFINFQSFRLQDRPESLKGGQMPRFVDAILLDDLVDTALPGDRVLVTGILRVILEQRDKRPIFKKVLEVNHIEQLSKEIEELEISPEDEQKIRELAKRKDIVDAIVDSIAPAIWGHRIVKKGIALALFGGVQRVLPDGTKLRGESHVLLVGDPGVAKSQLLRYVANLAPRAIYTSGKSSSAAGLTAAAVRDEFTGSWVLEAGVLVLADGGFACLHPDSRVLVDGKYQRIEDLFELEKSYKALSDGQIVDIQEKEMEVTALDLGSIRTKTSKATIIRRKPWKGELLKLKFRSGNEVTLTPDHLLIDGKTLEWKEAERFKVGESVIGLDENFNPRPDEIVSIERVPYEGYVYDLYVPGEHNFLAEGIIVHNCIDEFDKMSDRDRSAIHEALEQQSYHYDFELLLADGRKVKIGELVDSLIEANRDKVIIGKDTEILPVDDIELLAYDLERKEIVKVKADRVSRHKAPDKFIRLRFSNGREIVVTPEHPIMVWEDGEIREKPAENVTVDDVVLGVARYPIEIEQFDEPLRDERAAWNRQDYLYSLGIVSKIKNAPGRYEVKPTERTFPGELLKKLGEAGKNIHFKLSSRYYAKRPLVSKSILRKEIRRLIEHLERVRELASKEPPKALKYLNKSRISFKYGLNAITLRNRIERGDPTALSILRTEVEREAERIERVIEEVEELLNGNVNFLRVTKVEKLPNDRWEWVYDVTVEPYHLFVSHGLVLHNTISISKAGITATLNARTTVIAAANPKFGRFNRMKSLPEQLDLPPTLLSRFDLIFLLLDEPDEKIDASIAEHILRVRRGEAEVVTPKIPYDLLKKYIAYARKNVHPVLSREAMEEIKRYYVKMRKGLRRSSDDGVQPIPITARQLEALIRLSEAHARMRLSETVTREDARAAIELIEAMMKTIAVDEEGNIDVSILEIGKSSKKLNKIEKLVDIIKNLEPEGEYGAPADRVIEAAKQAGVGSKREVEKLIEELKADGRIYEPRAGFYRVL from the coding sequence ATGGATAGGGAGGACATGATATCCCGCTTCGCAACGTTCCTCCGTGAGTACAAGGACGACGATGGAAACCCCATCTACTTAAACAGGTTGAAGGATCTGCTCACGGTCGTCCCGAAGAGATCGCTGACCATAGACTGGGCCCATCTGAACTCATTCGATCCCGAACTAGCACAGGAGCTTCTTGAGAACCCCGAAGAGGTTCTGATGGCCGGAGAAGACGCCATACAAATAGTCCTCCGCGAGGACCTCATGTACTCGGAAGAGCTCAAGATACACGCGCGCTTTTACAACCTCCCCCACACGCTACTCGTTAAGGAACTGGGGAGCGAGCACATAAACAGGCTGATTCAGGTCGAGGGGATCATCACGCGCATCAGCGAGGTCAAACCCTTCGTCCAGAGGGCGGTTTTCGTATGCAAGGACTGCGGGAACGAGATGGTAAGGCTTCAGAGGCCCTACGAGAACCTTGTCAAGCCGGCCAAGTGCGACGCCTGCGGCTCAAGAAACGTCGAGCTCGACGTCGAGAAGAGCCGCTTCATAAACTTCCAGAGCTTCCGCCTCCAGGACAGGCCGGAGAGCCTTAAAGGCGGTCAGATGCCCCGCTTTGTGGACGCAATACTTTTGGATGATCTCGTCGATACCGCTCTGCCGGGCGATAGGGTTCTCGTGACCGGAATCCTGCGCGTCATCCTCGAGCAGAGGGACAAGAGGCCGATTTTCAAGAAGGTTCTTGAGGTGAACCACATAGAGCAGCTCAGCAAGGAGATAGAGGAGCTCGAGATTTCGCCGGAGGACGAGCAGAAGATCCGCGAGCTGGCTAAGAGGAAGGACATCGTTGACGCGATAGTGGACTCGATAGCTCCGGCCATCTGGGGGCACAGGATAGTCAAGAAGGGAATCGCTTTGGCGCTCTTCGGCGGTGTGCAGAGGGTTTTGCCAGACGGGACGAAGCTGAGGGGAGAAAGCCACGTTTTGTTGGTTGGAGATCCTGGAGTAGCGAAGAGTCAGCTCCTCCGCTACGTGGCCAATCTGGCGCCGAGGGCGATTTACACGAGCGGTAAGAGTTCAAGCGCCGCCGGTTTGACCGCTGCAGCAGTCAGGGACGAGTTCACGGGCTCGTGGGTGTTGGAGGCTGGTGTTCTCGTCTTAGCGGATGGTGGGTTCGCCTGCCTGCACCCGGATTCACGGGTTCTTGTAGATGGGAAATACCAGAGAATTGAAGACCTCTTCGAGCTTGAGAAGTCATACAAGGCGCTCTCCGACGGCCAAATCGTGGACATTCAGGAGAAGGAGATGGAAGTTACGGCCCTCGACCTCGGAAGCATAAGGACAAAGACTTCTAAGGCCACAATAATCCGCAGGAAGCCCTGGAAGGGAGAGCTGTTAAAGCTCAAGTTCCGCTCGGGCAACGAGGTAACCCTAACTCCCGACCACCTTCTCATAGATGGTAAGACCCTTGAGTGGAAGGAGGCGGAGAGGTTTAAGGTTGGAGAGAGTGTCATCGGACTTGATGAAAACTTCAACCCCCGCCCAGATGAAATCGTCTCCATTGAGCGCGTTCCATACGAGGGCTACGTTTACGACCTCTACGTGCCGGGTGAGCACAACTTCCTGGCCGAGGGAATCATAGTTCACAACTGCATAGATGAGTTCGACAAGATGAGCGACCGCGACAGGAGCGCGATACACGAAGCGTTGGAGCAGCAGAGCTACCACTACGACTTCGAGCTTCTCTTAGCGGACGGCAGGAAGGTGAAGATAGGCGAGCTGGTGGATTCTCTCATAGAGGCCAACCGGGATAAAGTGATAATCGGCAAGGACACCGAAATACTTCCTGTTGATGATATTGAGCTTTTGGCCTACGATCTCGAACGGAAGGAAATCGTGAAGGTTAAGGCAGACCGCGTGAGCAGGCACAAAGCGCCGGATAAGTTCATACGGCTGAGGTTTTCAAACGGCAGGGAGATAGTTGTCACGCCCGAGCACCCGATTATGGTGTGGGAAGACGGCGAGATAAGGGAGAAACCTGCCGAGAATGTTACTGTGGACGATGTCGTGCTCGGAGTTGCAAGGTACCCCATTGAGATCGAGCAGTTCGACGAACCGCTCAGGGACGAGAGGGCGGCCTGGAACAGGCAGGACTACCTCTACTCCCTGGGAATAGTGTCAAAAATAAAGAATGCCCCAGGCCGCTACGAGGTGAAGCCCACCGAGAGAACCTTCCCGGGGGAGCTTTTGAAAAAGCTCGGTGAGGCAGGTAAAAACATCCACTTCAAGCTCTCAAGCAGGTACTATGCCAAGAGGCCCCTAGTTTCCAAATCTATTCTGAGGAAGGAAATAAGGCGGCTGATAGAGCACCTTGAAAGGGTGAGAGAACTGGCCAGCAAAGAGCCCCCGAAGGCACTCAAGTACCTCAACAAGTCGAGGATATCCTTCAAATATGGCCTTAATGCAATAACCCTTCGGAACAGGATAGAGAGAGGCGATCCAACCGCCCTGTCCATACTCAGAACAGAGGTCGAGAGGGAAGCCGAGAGAATAGAGCGCGTAATAGAGGAGGTCGAGGAGCTCCTAAACGGCAACGTTAATTTCCTGAGGGTCACAAAAGTCGAAAAACTTCCTAACGACCGCTGGGAGTGGGTCTACGACGTAACCGTCGAGCCGTATCACCTCTTCGTCTCTCACGGGCTGGTTCTCCACAACACAATAAGCATCTCCAAAGCGGGCATAACCGCAACTCTGAACGCGAGAACTACCGTTATAGCCGCCGCCAATCCGAAGTTCGGCCGCTTCAACCGCATGAAGTCCCTTCCAGAACAGCTCGACCTCCCACCAACGCTCCTCAGCAGGTTTGACCTGATATTCCTCCTGCTCGATGAACCAGACGAAAAAATTGACGCGAGCATAGCGGAGCACATACTGCGCGTCAGGCGCGGTGAGGCCGAAGTGGTCACTCCAAAGATTCCCTACGACCTGCTCAAGAAGTACATAGCCTACGCGAGGAAAAACGTCCATCCCGTCCTGAGCAGAGAAGCTATGGAGGAGATCAAGCGTTACTACGTTAAGATGAGGAAGGGGCTGAGAAGGAGCAGTGATGACGGTGTCCAGCCAATTCCAATAACCGCTAGACAGCTTGAAGCCCTAATACGTCTCAGCGAGGCCCACGCGAGAATGAGGCTGAGCGAGACGGTAACGCGCGAAGACGCCAGAGCGGCGATAGAGCTCATTGAAGCCATGATGAAAACCATAGCCGTTGACGAGGAGGGCAACATAGACGTCTCGATACTGGAAATAGGAAAGAGCTCGAAGAAGCTCAACAAGATAGAGAAGCTGGTTGATATAATCAAGAACCTCGAGCCGGAGGGTGAATACGGAGCGCCGGCCGACAGGGTGATAGAAGCAGCGAAACAGGCTGGAGTTGGAAGCAAACGCGAAGTCGAGAAGCTCATCGAGGAGTTAAAAGCAGACGGCAGAATCTACGAGCCGAGGGCAGGATTTTACAGGGTGCTCTGA